From a single Halobellus ruber genomic region:
- a CDS encoding proton-conducting membrane transporter, which translates to MTTKPELNLGSHLLPGLAAAALFAVMAATILSASFPEPQGFPEGANITASIGYAMFNLDLGDVPGESFLVAFLVIAVTLDVALDGAVHLATRETDEGRTLLTDGGRELKRTLFGGDD; encoded by the coding sequence ATGACAACCAAGCCCGAACTCAACCTGGGCTCGCACCTGCTGCCCGGGCTCGCGGCCGCCGCCCTGTTCGCGGTGATGGCGGCGACAATCCTGTCGGCGTCGTTCCCGGAGCCACAGGGGTTCCCGGAGGGCGCGAACATTACCGCCAGCATCGGCTACGCGATGTTCAACCTCGACCTCGGCGACGTCCCCGGCGAGAGCTTCCTGGTCGCGTTCCTCGTGATCGCCGTCACCCTCGACGTGGCGCTCGACGGCGCGGTCCACCTCGCGACGCGGGAGACCGACGAGGGCCGGACGCTGCTCACAGACGGCGGGCGGGAACTCAAACGCACCCTCTTCGGGGGTGACGACTGA
- a CDS encoding NADH-quinone oxidoreductase subunit J codes for MVYETIAFALFALVTVGCSLGVVLVRDIWHSALLLGGALLSVAVHYVMLQAEFLAAMQILVYVGGVLILITFAVMLTRTQPEVSSA; via the coding sequence TGTTCGCCCTCGTGACTGTGGGCTGCAGCCTCGGCGTCGTCCTCGTGCGGGACATCTGGCACTCCGCACTCCTGCTCGGGGGGGCGCTGTTGAGCGTCGCGGTGCACTACGTGATGTTACAGGCGGAGTTCCTCGCCGCGATGCAGATCCTCGTGTACGTCGGGGGGGTCCTCATCCTGATCACGTTCGCCGTGATGCTGACGCGGACTCAACCCGAGGTGAGTAGCGCATGA
- a CDS encoding NADH-quinone oxidoreductase subunit M, translated as MIIEALIAVTFLSALVVFVAPDAYAAKLAAALSVLPIVGSLRMWAAYDAAGNALLGGEIAFETDFVWLTVGGLDLHWFVGVDGISLPLVVLTTVLTTLAIVSAWTPISDRESQFYGLMLLMEANLLGVFTALDFFAWFVFWEAVLVPMYFLIGVWGGPNRRYAAIKFFVYTNIASLVMFIGFIALVFGLGDSVSSLRLPEIAQALRAGELAGFAGLDAATLKTVAFVAVFIGFAVKVPVAPLHTWLPDAHVEAPTPVSVLLAGVLLKMGTYALLRFNFTMMPDVATALVVPIAGIAVISVIYGALLALAQEDLKRIVAYSSVSSMGYVILGLVAYTTYGVGGATFQMIAHGLISGLMFMAVGVIYNTTHTRMVGDMSGIADRMPVTAGIFVAGAFGYMGLPLMAGFAGEFFIFKGSFASTVHSAMPLFTAAAMFGIVIVAGYLLFAMQRTLFGPFSFDGDYDVAEAPFHDVAPLAVLLLLTIVLGVAPDLFFGMIQEAVNPILTGGGL; from the coding sequence GTGATCATCGAAGCCCTCATCGCGGTCACGTTCCTCTCGGCGCTGGTCGTCTTCGTCGCGCCCGACGCCTACGCGGCCAAGCTGGCGGCGGCGCTTTCGGTCCTCCCGATCGTCGGAAGCCTCCGGATGTGGGCGGCCTACGACGCCGCCGGCAACGCCCTGCTCGGCGGCGAGATCGCCTTCGAGACCGACTTCGTGTGGCTGACCGTCGGGGGGCTCGACCTCCACTGGTTCGTCGGCGTCGACGGGATCAGTCTCCCCTTGGTGGTGCTGACGACCGTGCTGACGACGCTCGCGATCGTGAGCGCGTGGACGCCCATTTCCGACCGAGAGTCGCAGTTCTACGGGCTGATGTTGCTTATGGAGGCGAACCTGCTGGGGGTGTTCACCGCGCTTGACTTCTTCGCGTGGTTCGTCTTCTGGGAGGCGGTGTTGGTGCCGATGTACTTCCTGATCGGGGTGTGGGGCGGGCCGAACCGCCGGTACGCCGCGATCAAGTTCTTCGTCTACACCAACATCGCGTCGCTCGTGATGTTCATCGGGTTCATCGCCTTGGTCTTCGGGCTCGGCGACTCGGTGTCGTCGCTGCGGCTGCCGGAGATCGCCCAGGCGCTGCGGGCGGGGGAACTCGCCGGCTTCGCCGGCCTCGACGCCGCGACCCTGAAGACGGTCGCGTTCGTCGCGGTCTTCATCGGCTTCGCGGTGAAGGTGCCGGTCGCGCCGCTTCACACCTGGCTGCCCGACGCCCACGTCGAGGCGCCGACGCCGGTGTCGGTGCTTCTCGCGGGCGTCCTCCTGAAGATGGGGACCTACGCGCTGCTGCGGTTCAACTTCACGATGATGCCCGACGTCGCGACCGCCCTTGTGGTCCCGATCGCGGGGATCGCGGTGATCAGCGTGATCTACGGCGCGCTGTTGGCACTTGCTCAAGAGGACCTCAAGCGGATCGTCGCGTACTCGTCGGTGTCGTCGATGGGCTACGTCATCCTCGGGCTGGTCGCGTACACGACCTACGGGGTCGGCGGCGCGACGTTCCAGATGATCGCCCACGGCCTCATCTCGGGGCTGATGTTCATGGCGGTCGGCGTGATCTACAACACGACCCACACCCGGATGGTGGGCGATATGTCCGGGATCGCCGACCGGATGCCCGTCACCGCCGGGATCTTCGTCGCCGGCGCGTTCGGATATATGGGCCTGCCGCTGATGGCCGGGTTCGCGGGCGAGTTCTTCATCTTCAAAGGCTCCTTTGCGTCGACGGTCCACTCGGCGATGCCGCTTTTCACCGCCGCGGCGATGTTCGGCATCGTGATCGTGGCGGGTTATCTCCTCTTTGCGATGCAGCGCACGCTGTTCGGCCCGTTCAGCTTCGACGGCGACTACGACGTCGCCGAGGCGCCGTTCCACGACGTCGCGCCGCTTGCGGTGCTACTGCTGCTGACGATCGTACTCGGCGTCGCGCCCGACCTCTTCTTCGGGATGATCCAAGAGGCGGTTAACCCGATCCTCACGGGAGGTGGGCTGTGA
- the nuoL gene encoding NADH-quinone oxidoreductase subunit L has protein sequence MVGIFDFAPAIVLLPFVSFLVALAVGDNLPKGGALAGIAATAGSLVLAIGTVLAVAGGRTYDATIYTWAEGLEAVDLTFGVLIDPLSALMLLIVTLVAFLVHVFSLGYMNDEDETGLPRYYAGLGLFTASMLGFVVADNLLMAFMFFELVGLCSYLLIGFHFREPGPPSAAKKAFLVTRFGDYFFLVGVVAVFGTFGTAAFVGSESFPALAEAALRGETTVNTFGFAPQTWFTIVGLLILGGVIGKSAQYPLHTWLPDAMEGPTPVSALIHAATMVAAGVYLVARMYGFYAISPTALAIIAFVGGFTALFAATMGLVKREIKQVLAYSTISQYGYMMLALGGGGYIAATFHLMTHAFFKALLFLGAGSVIIAMHHNEDMWDMGGLKSEMPVTYYTFLSGSLALAGIFPFAGFWSKDEVLYETLLHGLDGDPILLAAYAMGLVAVFFTGLYTFRMVFLTFHGDARSGTAEDPHGVRWNVKLPLVVLGVLAAVAGFVNMVPVKKVTGLEIDYLHKWLEHGYAGLTVEHYSTLLHDFPHYGSAGLELSPLGPGAVSLGLALAGAFVAHRLYNVPEPVEHTDKLGEIKTVLYNNYYQDEYQVWIANGLARPLARAANKFDGGVVDGVVNGVSGVSLFSGDRIRRIQTGVVSNYAVLLTLGLTALILAFGLLGGWFV, from the coding sequence ATGGTGGGAATCTTCGACTTCGCGCCCGCGATCGTCCTCCTGCCGTTCGTCTCGTTTCTGGTCGCCCTGGCAGTCGGCGACAACCTGCCGAAGGGCGGTGCCCTCGCGGGGATCGCCGCGACCGCCGGCTCTCTCGTCTTGGCGATCGGGACGGTCCTCGCCGTCGCCGGCGGGCGGACCTACGACGCGACCATCTACACCTGGGCCGAGGGGCTCGAGGCGGTCGACCTCACCTTCGGCGTCCTGATCGACCCGCTGTCGGCTTTGATGCTACTCATCGTGACGCTCGTCGCCTTCCTGGTCCACGTCTTCAGCCTCGGCTACATGAACGACGAGGACGAGACGGGGCTGCCGCGGTACTACGCCGGCCTCGGACTCTTCACCGCGTCGATGCTCGGGTTCGTCGTCGCCGACAACCTGCTGATGGCGTTCATGTTCTTCGAGCTCGTCGGCCTCTGTTCGTATCTCCTGATCGGCTTCCACTTCCGGGAGCCGGGCCCGCCGAGCGCGGCGAAGAAGGCGTTCCTCGTGACCCGGTTCGGCGACTACTTCTTTCTCGTCGGCGTCGTCGCCGTCTTCGGGACGTTCGGCACGGCGGCGTTCGTCGGCAGCGAGTCGTTCCCCGCACTCGCGGAGGCGGCGCTTCGCGGCGAGACGACGGTGAACACGTTCGGGTTCGCCCCGCAGACGTGGTTCACGATCGTCGGCCTCCTGATCCTGGGGGGCGTGATCGGCAAGTCCGCGCAGTACCCGCTGCACACCTGGCTGCCCGACGCGATGGAGGGCCCGACGCCGGTGTCGGCGCTCATCCACGCCGCGACGATGGTCGCCGCCGGCGTCTACCTCGTCGCCCGGATGTACGGGTTCTACGCGATCTCGCCGACCGCGCTGGCGATCATCGCGTTCGTCGGCGGGTTCACCGCCCTCTTTGCGGCGACGATGGGGCTGGTCAAACGCGAGATCAAGCAGGTGTTGGCGTACTCGACGATCTCCCAATACGGGTATATGATGCTCGCGCTGGGTGGCGGCGGCTACATCGCTGCGACCTTCCACCTGATGACCCACGCGTTCTTCAAGGCGCTCCTGTTCCTGGGTGCCGGTTCGGTCATCATCGCGATGCACCACAACGAGGATATGTGGGATATGGGCGGATTGAAGTCGGAGATGCCCGTCACCTACTACACCTTCCTGTCGGGTTCGTTGGCGCTCGCGGGGATCTTCCCCTTTGCCGGCTTCTGGTCGAAGGACGAGGTGCTCTACGAGACCCTGCTCCACGGCCTCGACGGCGACCCGATCCTGCTTGCGGCGTACGCGATGGGGCTCGTGGCGGTGTTCTTCACCGGCCTCTACACCTTCCGGATGGTCTTCCTGACCTTCCACGGCGACGCCCGGTCCGGGACTGCCGAGGACCCACACGGCGTGCGGTGGAACGTGAAGCTCCCGCTCGTCGTGCTCGGGGTGCTCGCCGCAGTCGCCGGGTTCGTGAATATGGTACCAGTCAAGAAGGTGACGGGGTTGGAGATCGACTACCTCCACAAGTGGCTCGAACACGGCTACGCGGGCCTGACGGTCGAACACTACAGCACGTTGCTGCACGACTTCCCGCACTACGGCTCGGCGGGGCTGGAACTCAGCCCGCTGGGCCCGGGTGCGGTGTCGCTCGGGCTCGCCCTGGCCGGCGCCTTCGTGGCTCACCGGCTGTACAACGTGCCCGAACCGGTCGAACACACCGACAAACTCGGTGAGATCAAAACGGTGCTCTACAACAACTACTACCAGGACGAGTATCAGGTCTGGATCGCGAACGGCCTCGCGCGGCCCCTCGCTCGCGCGGCGAACAAGTTCGACGGCGGCGTCGTCGACGGCGTCGTCAACGGCGTCTCGGGCGTCAGCCTCTTTTCGGGCGACCGGATCCGCCGGATCCAGACGGGCGTGGTGAGTAACTATGCCGTTCTCCTCACGCTCGGGCTGACCGCGCTGATCCTGGCGTTCGGCCTCCTCGGGGGGTGGTTCGTGTGA
- the nuoK gene encoding NADH-quinone oxidoreductase subunit NuoK, translating into MVPPEYYLLLSAAVFCIGLFGILTRRNALLFLMSVELMLNAANINLVAFSLVWGNVTGQTFGLFTMALAAAEVAIGIGIILVLYRNFDGVDVTDATTMRW; encoded by the coding sequence ATGGTCCCGCCGGAGTACTACCTGCTCCTGTCGGCGGCGGTGTTCTGTATCGGGCTGTTCGGGATCCTGACCCGCCGGAACGCCCTGTTGTTCCTGATGTCAGTCGAGCTAATGCTGAACGCCGCGAACATCAACCTCGTGGCGTTCTCGCTCGTGTGGGGGAACGTCACCGGCCAGACCTTCGGGCTGTTCACGATGGCGCTCGCGGCCGCGGAGGTCGCGATCGGGATCGGGATCATCCTGGTACTGTACCGCAACTTCGACGGCGTCGACGTCACCGACGCGACGACGATGAGGTGGTAA